The DNA sequence AAACAGGTACTTAACGAATATGAGTACGCTACCTTTCTGTCAATAATATCAGTAAGGTAAAGGTTAAATGCAAGGTTAATATTTGCTATCACATTTATCTTTAACTAGCTTAATTAGTTAACTGGTATAATTATTTAAGCAGCGATACTTTTAATGAGTGATCAACAATTTCAATCCGGTATTTGATAACCAGCTTGTGTACCGAGGCATAGGGCCTAAAACACTAAAGAGGAGCACCATTATGTCTATTACACGTAGGCAGTTTCTACTTTCCATACCGGCTGTTTCTGCCGGATATATCATTCCATCTTTTGTTGTGCGAGCAGCTGAATATCTAGCCAGTACTGGTAAGCCCCTACTTATAGAACCATCAATGTATGACAGCATATTATTTGCGGTTAATGATGGAACGGGTAATTATCAACTGAATATTGGTGATCCCTATGCTGAACCACCTAGGCTGACATTACGTGAATATATTGAAACCTATTACTGGGGCGATGATGATGATTACATTGAAGAATCAGATCTCAGTAAAAATGAATTCAAAATTGCGCTTAATGAATATGTAGAGGAAGAGCTATACATTGAAGACTGGGCTCGTCAACATAGCCCAAACAGACTAGCTTTTGATTATCTATTCTGTCTCGACCTAGGAACTGAAACTGAAAGTAACAAAGCAGTCGGGGTAATTGAATTCATAGATGGCCCTTCACCGGGTAATGACTATATTGCTGCGCATGTACCTGACCATCTATCACTTAGCTTGCTACAGGAACGGCTAAATCGACTAAATGAAGGTGTGAGAATTATTATTTGCTAATAAGAAGATATTTACTGTATTAGCAAGAGTCATCAATTGCTTTTATGGCAATAGAGGACATTCAATAGTCAGCTAATACCCTAAAGCCGAATTTGAATATATTTTTACTCAGTTCAGAAAACGGCAAAAAGCGAACATTTATGTAACTAAAACTAACTGCTACTTTCGCCCGTTGCCCCTATAACAAATCTTATAAACGATATTTACCAAGTCGCCTTCAGCTGAGCCATCTGTCATTGAAGATTTATCGAATTTTTTAGATATTAAAATAATTAATCACCTAAACGAAGGTTTCACATTTAATTAATTCCTATTAGTATCCTAATCAAGCGGAGAAACATGGTGAATCAAGTCGACAGACTCGTCTATTATGTTTTTGTGGTTACACGAGGTAATCAAAATCAGGAGATACAAATGAAAATACTAGCCAGCCTGTTTGGAAAAAGAAAATCAGAAGTTAATAAAGATCCTACTCATAATGTGAATGAACTACTTCATTCATTAGATCAATATATTAATGTATATGAAGAAAACAACGGCCTGAAACCTGAAAGAATACTGGTCAAAAACTATATACATAAGTTGTTCGCACAAGAAGGTGTTTATAGCTCAAAACGCTTCGGTGATATGTTAGTCATACCTGCAAAAACGATAAAGGGTGAACATGATTGGGTGGCCATTTGATATTGCTTACATTCATGCTACAAACTTAATGACATAGATAAAGAAGACTATTAGACTCTCTTTTTATTAAAGATATCATCAATAAATAATCTTCATTTATTTCTTTGTGCACTCACTATCAATCCAGTCGTCCCAATAGCTATACTTATCCTGAAAGTATGCTGAATGCTGCCCTTTATGGCCCTTCAATTTATGCTCACTCCCTCTATCCTGATAAATTATATAAGGACCGCTTTATCACGTATGGAGAATTCAAAAGAATATTCAGGTATTCCGCTTCTGGCTAATTGGAAAATTTGGCTTGCTGGTACAACTTTAGAAATAGTAAACAACTGCTTTCACCCTAACTCGGAACTTGAGCGAATTATATTATCTTTTTTAAAAATATCAAAAGCTGAACTTTAAAGACAAAAAAGCCCGCTAAAATCTAGCAGGCTCTCTATTATCGTTATTGATTTAATGCTTATGTTTTTTTACGTCTAGCAACACCTATCAAGCCAACCAAACCACTACCGAATAACCATACCGCAGCTGGAACGGGAACCGCGCTAACATCGCCCGACTGAACAGCCCATGCTTGAGCAGAATTAACTTTATCAGAGTCGTTCTGAGAGCCCAATCGCATATCAAAGCTCCACGCAACATAATCAAATGGGTAATTCGGCGGCGAGTACTCAGTTGCAGTCCAAAATTCCCATGCAAAAAAGCCTATGTTACTAAAAGGTCCAGTATTAGATAATGTGGGTGCCACATTTCCGAGCGCACCATAAAACAGGCTGCCCATATCACTATTTGTGCAATTATATAAAGACAAACATGATGCATCTGCTTCAGGTAACCGCCAGCCACCAACACCGCCTATGCTCAAACCTGCTGCCCAAGCATTAGCATCTGCCCAATTCATTGCACCACTAGGTCCGCCATCACCAGTAACTCGGGCATAGTTAGAATCTGCCAACCAGGTTAAGTCTGCTACATCATCGTAGTACGCTAGACCACCTAAACGCTCTATTAATGCGGCATTAGCACTGGTTGATAAAACTAAAGCTGTAGTTGCTGATGCTAATTTAAAAAAATTCATATGTTGTTTTCCTTTACACTTTTAATCATTTTTATTAATCCTTCAAATGAATGAGCAAAATTTAAGCCAAAATCATAACCTACTGTTTTGAATAGAGATTTCTAAATCTGTAATTATTCAAGATTGATAACTGTAAAGGACTACGACATTTGAGTATTGTAATGACAAACGTCCGCTTTGGGTCGTTTGGAGAATTTAGGGCGTTATTTGTGTAGCGCCGCTAATGGCTAGTTCCTGCTATCCAACAGCATATTTTCAAGTTCCGCTATCGGATCATGAGCATAAATTTGTTGAATTAATATTTACAGACAAAAATGGACACTGTTTTTATACAAAAAGTGTAAAAATGTCCAGACCATGCCCGACAGTCTATTACAGTTAAAAATCATATATATGCTGGTACTGAACGAGTGCCTTCACCCTTTTGCAGCTATTCAATATTTTATACTTCACAATTAGATAATATAAAAGCAGAACTTCAGACACAAAAAAGCCCGCTAAAATTTAGCAGGCTTTTTATGATTATAATTGATTTGGCTTTATGTTTTCTTACGTCGAGCAAGCCCAACTAACCCGATTAAACCCGAACCAAATAACCATATTGCTGCAGGGACAGGAACCGCATTAAATTGCATATTATCTAAAAAAAGACCTTCAGCATTTACACCTCCAACTAATATATATGCAATATCATTAGTTTCACGCAAAATAGATACTGTTGTGAATGTATCACAAAATGGTGGGCAAAATGATGATGACACACCTCGACCATCACCTTGTGCAATTACTGAATCTAATAAATTACCAAATGAGTCATAAGCCCACAATCCGCCTACATCATCATCGTTATAAATCAGGTCAATTTGAATGAAATCTGTTTGTACATCAAAATCTGCTCTTAACAATCCAAATGTAGTCTGATCCCAGTCTTGACCTGTGGGTAATGATGCTACTGGAGGGGTATATCCAAATACCAGTGAACCAGTAGTTGCTATATTGGTACTATTAAATGAAGAAAATCCGTCTATTGCGATAACTGTTGCATCAGGCCTACCCTCTACTGACAACGTTACACCAGCATAAGCTGTTTCTATATTAGTACCTTCAACGAAGCCATCAGGTTCGACACTGACGATAGCTGCATTGGATGAATGTGATATTAATATTGAGGATAGTGCAAAAAAATAGCCCCAGACTTGTGACGGGCTGTTAACTCTCTTAATCATTTAGCTCCCCTGATTCTCCAGTAAAAAAGCACCTACTTTAATAAGATACTATCCCAGCTGTGGTAGTATGTAACTTGACACACATCAGGGATGATTAGTTAAGTGTCCAATCACATGTTACTTAAGAGATTTATAGGGTATTAATTAAGTTCTCAGCTTCTTCACAAAGAAGCCTGTTGGTCTTTATGTTGGTGTATTTACACACCACATCATAATTACTCCCTATTTATCATAAACTTACATGATAAATATATGTCCGGCCTTTGGTACCATATTCAAAACCAGCTTATTAGCTGGTTTTTTTATGCCTATAATTTAATACCTTTAAATTTACTTCTCATCACATACATAACGACCTGGTGCATTACACAGTGGCGGAAAATTTTTAGCACCCAATTTTTGCGGCGATTTTTTTAAAGCACCAGACTGTTTTTTTAACCACGAAGTCCAGTCTACCCACCAGGTTCCATCCTGACGTGTCGAAGACTCTAACCATTCATCAGCAGATTCACATAGTGTCTCATTGGTATAGTATTCGGTATGCGCTAATGACGGAGGCCTTAAAACACTTTGCACATGACCACTGGTACTCAGTACAAATCGATGTTTACCCCGAAATATTCTTGTGGTTTTATAAACTCCTTTCCATGGCATTAAGTAATCTTCACGGCCAGCAATTACATATGTATCGACACAAACTTTACGGTAATCTATCGGTATACCTAATACCTTATGAAGGTGTGCATTTTGAAATACATCCTGCTCAAACATATCTAAAAAATCACCATGTAATTTTGCAGGTAAATTTGTAGAGTCATTATCCCAGTAAAGAACATCTAATGTTGGCGGGTCACGCCCCATTAAATAATTATTCACCCAGTAATTCCATACCAGATCTTCTGGACGTAACCATGCAAAAACACGCGCTAGCGCTTTACCATCTAAAATGCCTTCTATTTGAGTATGGGCTCGTGCTAATTTTAATGTTTGCTGTGTCGTAAACAGTTCCAGAATTGAGTCATTATCAGGTGTTAAAGCGGTAACTAATGAAGTGTGATTTTTAATAACGGGGTTTTTAGTTTCTGCTAGATACCCCAACAATGCAGATGTGGTCAAACAACCCGCACATGCACTGATCAAACCAACTGTACGGCTTTTTGTTATTACTCGCATGACTTCAATAGCTTCTAACAGAGCAACTACATACTCATCCAATCCCCAATGTGACTCTGATTTACCAGGATTTCTCCAACTAATAACAAACATCTGTAAGTTCTGTTTGAGCAGATACCCTAATACACTATTTTTCTGTTTAAGATCAAAAATGTAATATTTATTTATTTGCGGAGGAACAAGGAGCACAGGACGCCTGTGCACATAAGGTGTTTGTGGTTGATATTGTATTAATTCTAACAATTTATTCCGAAAAACAACCTGTCCCGGTGTCGTTGCCAGATTTTTGCCAACTTTAAATGCATCATCTCTTATTTGACGCGGCATACTTTGATTAAAACACGAATCTTTTACCCAGTTTAATAAGCCTTTTACAGCACTTCTACCTTCAGTTTTTTCTGCACGCTTAAGCGCGGATGGATTAACAGGTAAATTTGAAGGTGAAAAGGCATAAATAATTTGATTAAAAATAAATTGTACACGACGCTCGTCTGCTGAGCTAAACGACTGCTCACTTATCCATGAATTTATTTGCTGATCCCAGGCCAGGTATATTTTCATTAATGAATTTAAAAAAATACTCTCATGCCATAAGTCATCCTTAAAACGGCGATCTGCAGGTTCTGGTTCCAGTTCTGATTGCTGACTCAACACATCTAAAACACTGGTAGCAAATTCACAATAATGTTTTGCAAGAACATCTGGCTTAGTCAGCGCAGCTTGAAACAATAACTGTAATGTTTCTAAAACGCTTTTACCATTTATATTACTATCTGGCTGTTGTTTATCCCGATCATTTTCAGAATCAATATGATCAATAAGCTGACTTGCCACATCCAGAATGTGAGTCACCTTTCCTAAAGCCTGCTTCTGCCCTTCTTCCGACAAAGCTTTATCTACAAACACCCCAATCGTATCGGCAAAACTATTTAAATCCTTTTCAATGCTCTCACTTAACATAACGCCCTCTTTAAAAAACAATCAACATAACTTAAACATGAGTACTCAATAAAACATAGATTGAATTTGTTTAAATTAAATACCCGACCAAGCACTTATAATGATCATTTTTTATTAGATAACGAATTTTTTGTAGATGTTTTGTTTTTAACTTTTTTATTACTACCTTTATCTTTTTTCAACTCAGGTAGTCGTCTAACAACAAACTCTGTCACTTTCAAACCCAACTCAGGAATTACAACGACACCTGGATAGTCTGTATTTTCCTTAAGGTTATTATCAATTTTAACTAAAACTCTAACGATAGCACTCTCCCCTACATCCAGACTTAATGTCTCTGGGTCAGACACTACTTTCGCGCCTGAAAATTCCCCTTTCACCTGCAGTGTTACAGTACCGCCCATTCCAGATGTATTATTTACGGCAAATGCCGCGTTAGCCATTTCCCCTTTTCTACCTGCAACAATCAAGGGAACTCTTTCAGGTGTTGTGGTTTGATCAGGTTTTTCAGAATCATCTTTAGACCCGTTCCTGCTCTCATTATAAAAAGACTCATTAGTAATGGTATCACTCATCTCTTTTATATAGTCTTTCGATAAATTCAACAGAGAAGCGCTATAGTTTAAATTAACTTTTGTCGCCCCCCTTATAAGATCACTTAATCTATTTTTATCCATAAATTTCTCTGTATTTTTAAAATTATATTTATTGTTATTTGGTAACAATGGGGCCAGGGCAAGGTTTCATAACATGAAAATGATCGTACCAATGCAATTCATTATCAGGCACATCAGTTACACACACTTCATGACAGCATTCACTGCTTTTTTCACTAGAATTGAGATACCAGTTAAGATAATGATTTTGACAACCCTGCACCCAGATAACTGCTTCATAATCATTACATTTGCAACAACTATCACGCTCTTGTGTACTCGATTTTCCTGGCATTTTAAATTTCGCAGAAACAACTCTGCGCTCTTTAGGCCCAAGATTAAATAATTTATCACTTATATGTACCAGATTCCCGTGCTCACCTGCAGCGACAACAGAATATTCATGAGCTCGAAAATTTTCGTTAGTGACGACAAAACATATTTCACCAACATCTCCTGGACGAAGCTGACAGCAAATCTCACCTATTTGCACTGGCATCCAGCAGGGTTCTGGAATGTCACAACAAGTATCACTTTTAGGTAAATTTATTTTTTTCAGAGCTCCTATTGCACCACCACAACCATCACCCAATAACTTTAACGCTTCTTTTCCAAACTTAAGCTGCGCTGTTATCAGTTTACCTAACGCTTCATCTACACCATCTAAATCTAACTTTTCTTTACATCTAGACATATCAATTCCCTCATTTATTTGCAGTTACTGTCACTGCATATTCAGATGAATTTAAACTCCACACACCATGATAACTATGCCCGGGCTTAAGTTTTGATGGCAGTTGCACTTCGATTAATACTGAACGACATGCACCTGGCTTTAACTCACCACTTCCTTCTAACACACGTAGTTTTAACAGGCCTCCATGACCATCACGAAGTTTTTCACTAAAGTTAGAAAAAATCTCAGCTAAATCTTTAGACTCCATGCGGTAAGTGCTTGCAAAAGCGGTTTCAATACCATCATCATCATAAATGCCAATCGAATCTGATTTAATAATAGATAACGGTACGTTTCCTTTATTAGAAAACAATACGTATATTTTAACTTTATCTCCAGGGCTGCCATTTAATGACATTTGCACTGGAGACATTGTCAGACGTTTACGAGGCTCAACATCTATATCAACAGTGATAGGCCCTTCCTGGGTTTCTAATAATGCATGATATAACCCCGGTTCTATATTAGGACTAAGGCGGACCTTAAGCTTCTTAAGCTCACCCGAATTATCAGACCTGAACTTGAATACACTTTTTGTATTTCCGATTACCGAACTTAACTTTTTATCGGGCTTAAAATCAATTCCGTAAACAGAGGGTAAAGAACTATGTAATAAAAGGCGGCCAGGTGGCCCACGAAAAATTAACGATTTCTCATTTGAACTCAGGTTAGACATAATCACATCCTTTATAGTGACTGCATTACCAGAACACACTGGCATAACCACGTTTATTTCAATTTATCTAGGATACTACTTTTGTCATTTCTTCTTTAGAAATAGCGGCAGTAGCAGGTGGCCGTTGGACACTTTGTTTTCGAGGCTCACATGGATAGGGGACATAAGGCTCAGTGATGACCTGGCCCTGACCACATAATTGCACACAGGCTAACTCACGCCCTAACAATGAAAAACCTACTTTATAATTTAACGGTAAATGAGCTCGTATAGACGGGATTTCTTTTAAGCGTAAAGAGAAGTCAATGGGTTTAATTTCAATGGGTCTTAGGTTTATATCAATCTGCGGTAATTCCTTGATACTAAAAGAATAATCCGTAGGAATATTGAGATCCAGATTTCCATCTAAATCAAGGTCCAGATTTACGCCAAAATCAAAACTAGAAGGGATTTTTACGCTCATATTCAACTCCATCCATTAGGGTTTATACGTCACGTACTACAGTTACATCATTTGTTATATGTGCCGTTGCATTAATCCAAAAACAACTTATTTATTATTTATATTACAAGCTTTAAATAACTGAGATAAACATGGTATGCCGATTTTTTTAAATGTCAACGCCTGACATTTAAAAAAATCTGATAAAAAACAATGAAACACTAACTGAAAGTCAGATAGCAATCTGACTCTCATACATAAGATATGCTTTCAAATTAACATTAAAGGTCATTCTTTAATACCCTTCAATACTTATATTCTTTATGCAGTCCATCCCAACAGAATACCAGTATTATTAATTTTTATTGAGCCAGTTCGTTACAAGACTGACCAGCTCATCATCTTTACCGACAAAGAAATGATCGGCACCTGCAACCTGCTTCTGAGAATATTTTTTATTAGGGGAGGCAGCATCCTCACGCTGCTTTGATGATTCAAGTATAGAGTCCAGATCTTTTTCTCCATATAAATCAAGTACAGGAATATTTATTTTCTGTAATGCTTTCAGTGTATTCATTCGCTCATCAACACGAGGACCAGGCATACCAACAGCAACAAACCGTTTAATAACTGTAGATTTATGATTAGACAGATAATAAGCCGACATCGCTGATCCCAAACTGTGAGCAACAATATTTATATTTTTAAAACCTTTATTCTGTAAATTTTTTATCGCTGCATCTATACGCGGTGCAACTTCATCAAATAATGGTGCATAATCATTATAATCTGCATCGTTATCCAGCACGGGCATCTGTATCGCTAACGTAGCCCAGCCCTTTTCCGGTAATTGAGTGCGTAACGGCTGCACCACTTCCTGCCAGTTGGGGTGAACACCTGAACCATGAATAACAATGACAGCACCTTTAACCTCATCAATAGTTGGCTCTGTATAAATAGCTAAAACTTTATGACTGCTCAGGTTAAACCACTCAGCCTCACCATCAATTAGAAAATCAACAATTTGATCAGCCCAGCGTTTTTCTTTTGCAAGGTCAGATGCCTGCGCAGCGAAAGCAATATTTATCATAAACAAAAAAACAAGAGACATTCTAATTTTCATAATTTAAACCTTATTCTGTGTAAAATTAATTTAAAGGCTGTAACCGATAGATATCACCACTATCAGTTGAAAAATATATCAAACCTTCAGTACTTTGGGTCAATGCCCGTATACGCTCACCCAGCTTTTCAAGTAATCGCTCTTCTTTTACTACCTTAGCATTACCATCTAATACCAGACGATTAATATGCTGTAACGACAATGCACCTGACATTAAGTTACCTTTCCATGCTGGAAACAATGCACCGGAATATAATATTAAACTCCCCGGTGCAATAGAAGGAATATATACCTTAACCGGTTGAGTCATACCTGTACGATGCGTGCCTTCTCCAACTGAAACAGGCCCCCAATATTCTTTTCCATAGGAGATAATCGGCCAGCCATAATTATTAGCCTTTAAAATTAGATTCACTTCATCACCACCTCTCGGGCCATGCTCAATAGACCAAAGACGATTGTTACCTGCATCATATGCCATACCCTGTGGATTTCTATGCCCATAAGTCCACACTTCAGGTAATGCCTGTTGCTTACTCATGGATGTTTTATTATTAAATGGATTATCATCTGGAATAGAACCATCCAGATTTAAACGAACAATTGTTCCCGCGTGGTTCATTAAATTTTGTGCATTAGGCCGATGCCCTCTATCACCAACTCCGAAAAAAACATGCCCATCATCATCAAAAGTTATACGGCTACCAAAATGATAATCTTCATCTGTTGTTGAATTTGTTACCAGTAGTTCCTGCCAGTTCTGAAACCGGTCTTTCATGAGTTTAGCGCGCGCTAGTACCGTAGCCCCTTCTCCTCTAATCTTTTTTACGTAGGTAAAATAAATCCAGCCACTGACTTTATAATCTGGTGACAATATAACATCAAGCATGCCCCCCTGCCCACCAGCCATCACTTCTGGTGTGTTTTTTAATATTAATGATTTCGACTGATCAAGATTATAAAGATAAACAGAACCTTCACGTTCTGTTATTAACAGTTCATTCGGTGATAAAACAGCAATAGCCCAGGGCACACTAAAACCCTGTGCTACTTTCTCCACTTTAATGCTCATTCCTTCACTTTGTATTATTAGATCTGAGCTATTAGCCTGTGCACAAGAAAGCATAACTGGCAGAATAAAAGACAAAAATATGAGTAATATTTTCATTATTAAAATAGAATACCCTATAACTTCCAGCGGTAGCTTATGAATACATAAGCATTTGATTTACCTTAATATAACATCTCATTAAGAGCTGGTATATTTTACATAAGCTGTCTATTCATTTACGATAGACAAAACCTGCCTCAAGAAGATCATTTCATACTATGAAACACTTATATACTCTTATATTACTCCTGAATAGCCTGTTTTTTTTATCTGCTACTAAAGCTAATCCCCAGCTTGAACTACAAATAAAAGGAGACCTTGAAGAGTACCAGAGCCTTGTAGAGCAAGCACTAGCTTACAGAGAAGTAACACTGGACACATATCAGATAATTAAAGACAAGATGCAAAAAGACATTCCTCTTTCTGGTAAAGACATAGAAACACTAAACACAGGTACTCTACAGCACCTGGCACTACGTAAAAAACTGTATAGCTACGTAGGTTATTACGAATATCTGCTAAATGACAAATATGACAGTATAGATAAAGAAGCTCGTTTAAGAGGGATTATGCTTTCTTTATCTGCTGCGCTTGTTTTATACGACAACTATTTATTATCTATCACTATTTTCGAAGAAGACGCTAAACTACGTCGTTATTTAAATGCAAAACATGATGGGTACAATATAAAAAACTATCAGTTAAATGAAATCACGCTACAGTATAATTCAATAGAAAATCGTAATCGTGCTCGTAGAGCCATAGATTTTTTTAAAACTGAATGGCAGAAACAATCTTACGAATTTCGACATCAGCCCTATAATATTTATTTAAATTTACTTATTACTCAAAGCCCTTCTTATAATCACATACGTGAATTCTCACCCCTTTATGTAGTTAACCAGAAAACCAGATTTTTAACCGGCATCACATCAGATACATTATCAAAACTAGGAAAGGAAGGTGTAAACCTGTTTAGCCTTTTATTTGGCAACTCCATCGGCGTCGTTGAAGTGCGTAAAGGTTTATTAAACAATGATATTAATGTAGAGACACAGCTGACATCTCGATTAAAAGCAGGAGATATATTACTTGAAAAAACACCTTTCAGATTAACCGATAAATTAATACCCGGTTACTGGGGGCATGTTGCTATCTGGGTAGGCTCCGAAGAAGAGTTAAAACAGCTGGGTATATGGAATCATCCAGTCGTAAAAAAACATCATCAACAGATTAAATCATCTCAGTTAGTAGCTGAAGCGTTAAGAGCAGGTGTCGAATTAAATTCTCTAAACCAGTTTATGAATGTAGATGACCTGGCTGTTTTACGTAAAAACAAACTAGATGATAAAACCAGAGCTGAAACAATCATTCGTGCTTTACGACAGATAGGCAAAGCCTATGACTTCAATTTTGATATAGAAACCAATGATAAGATTGTGTGCTCTGAACTCATATATGTTTCATTTACTGAAACCCAGTGGCCAACTGAAGCAACATTGGGTCGACACACAATTAGCCCATCCAATATAGCGATTAAAGCCGGTGACGAGCTACCATTTAAAGTGGTTTCGTTATACTTACATGGCAAACCGGTAAACAGCGAAATTCATTCAGAATTTAGTAAGTTAAACATTATAAACTGATAACTTAAAACATGAGCAATAACGATTTCATTAATATCCGGATAAGCAAAGATGAACTTCAGGATTTTTGTCAAAAAGTACTGAAGCGCTCCCGTGATATATCTAAAACACACGATGCATTAATCACACTAGAATCTTTCATTTCAGTTTTTGGTCGACCCAGCCATGGAACAATTGAGTACCAGACTATTGAGTCCACCATAAAAGAAATAACCGAATCAAGCAGGCAACAACTATTAAAAAAGTCCACCATTGACTTAATTGAAGCACTTAAACTCTGTAACGCTAAATCCTTAGCGATGATACATACACCCTTATCCAGAAATGGCTTTTATCAGATACTACAAACAGCCATTGAAACCCTTACAGATGATGATATCCGTCTGGTTATGTTGTGGTCAGCCAACTGGCTTAAAGAAGCCAGCGAACTGGCACAAAAGGCCAGTGGTTACCCGGATGCCATGGATTTCAAAAAGGCTGAAATTAGTTTTGAGGAGTTTCAGGCGATTACTGATATAGACAGAGTATTGAATCCGAAGTCGTAAGCCCTGAAAATTAGTTTTTTTTGCACTCTGATCGCTAGCAAAGTACGATATTTTTTAACTCACGACTTACGACTTACGACTTACGACTTACGACTTACGACTATAATTTATTGCTTACTTCGCTCAGCTTCAATAAAAATACGCTGCACTAACGGATACTTAAGCTTAATTACCTGATCTATCTCTGCTATGCAGTTCTCTACGTTTTCGGCCGTCAGATCATTTTTAAAATCAACGCTGATATTTGCCAGAATAAAATTTGGGCCCATGTGCATAGTCAGCACTTCATTTACCATGTCTATATTAGTATTGGTTTGCAAAATCAAACGAATACCCTGCACCACAGGTTTATTTGCTGACTCCCCTATCAGTAACCCCTTAGTCTCATAAGCTAACCAGATAGCTGTACTAATGAGTATCAAACCGATAATAATTGAAGCCACTCCGTCTAAATATAAAATACCGGTTAACTGGGTAAGCAAAATACCGATAAACGCCACTAATAAACCCAGCATAGCTGCAGAGTCTTCAAACAGCACAACAAATACACTCGGGTCTTTGGCCCGTTTAACTGCGTCA is a window from the endosymbiont of Galathealinum brachiosum genome containing:
- a CDS encoding class II poly(R)-hydroxyalkanoic acid synthase translates to MLSESIEKDLNSFADTIGVFVDKALSEEGQKQALGKVTHILDVASQLIDHIDSENDRDKQQPDSNINGKSVLETLQLLFQAALTKPDVLAKHYCEFATSVLDVLSQQSELEPEPADRRFKDDLWHESIFLNSLMKIYLAWDQQINSWISEQSFSSADERRVQFIFNQIIYAFSPSNLPVNPSALKRAEKTEGRSAVKGLLNWVKDSCFNQSMPRQIRDDAFKVGKNLATTPGQVVFRNKLLELIQYQPQTPYVHRRPVLLVPPQINKYYIFDLKQKNSVLGYLLKQNLQMFVISWRNPGKSESHWGLDEYVVALLEAIEVMRVITKSRTVGLISACAGCLTTSALLGYLAETKNPVIKNHTSLVTALTPDNDSILELFTTQQTLKLARAHTQIEGILDGKALARVFAWLRPEDLVWNYWVNNYLMGRDPPTLDVLYWDNDSTNLPAKLHGDFLDMFEQDVFQNAHLHKVLGIPIDYRKVCVDTYVIAGREDYLMPWKGVYKTTRIFRGKHRFVLSTSGHVQSVLRPPSLAHTEYYTNETLCESADEWLESSTRQDGTWWVDWTSWLKKQSGALKKSPQKLGAKNFPPLCNAPGRYVCDEK
- a CDS encoding dehydrogenase; the encoded protein is MKILLIFLSFILPVMLSCAQANSSDLIIQSEGMSIKVEKVAQGFSVPWAIAVLSPNELLITEREGSVYLYNLDQSKSLILKNTPEVMAGGQGGMLDVILSPDYKVSGWIYFTYVKKIRGEGATVLARAKLMKDRFQNWQELLVTNSTTDEDYHFGSRITFDDDGHVFFGVGDRGHRPNAQNLMNHAGTIVRLNLDGSIPDDNPFNNKTSMSKQQALPEVWTYGHRNPQGMAYDAGNNRLWSIEHGPRGGDEVNLILKANNYGWPIISYGKEYWGPVSVGEGTHRTGMTQPVKVYIPSIAPGSLILYSGALFPAWKGNLMSGALSLQHINRLVLDGNAKVVKEERLLEKLGERIRALTQSTEGLIYFSTDSGDIYRLQPLN
- a CDS encoding Poxvirus G6 — encoded protein: MKHLYTLILLLNSLFFLSATKANPQLELQIKGDLEEYQSLVEQALAYREVTLDTYQIIKDKMQKDIPLSGKDIETLNTGTLQHLALRKKLYSYVGYYEYLLNDKYDSIDKEARLRGIMLSLSAALVLYDNYLLSITIFEEDAKLRRYLNAKHDGYNIKNYQLNEITLQYNSIENRNRARRAIDFFKTEWQKQSYEFRHQPYNIYLNLLITQSPSYNHIREFSPLYVVNQKTRFLTGITSDTLSKLGKEGVNLFSLLFGNSIGVVEVRKGLLNNDINVETQLTSRLKAGDILLEKTPFRLTDKLIPGYWGHVAIWVGSEEELKQLGIWNHPVVKKHHQQIKSSQLVAEALRAGVELNSLNQFMNVDDLAVLRKNKLDDKTRAETIIRALRQIGKAYDFNFDIETNDKIVCSELIYVSFTETQWPTEATLGRHTISPSNIAIKAGDELPFKVVSLYLHGKPVNSEIHSEFSKLNIIN
- a CDS encoding cation transporter, which produces MSSGSKKVIIAALLGNALISVTKFTAAIFTGSSAMLSEGIHSLVDTGNQILLLYGMKQANKPADEDFPFGHGKEIYFWSFIVAILIFALGGGISIYEGVHHVMHPVEMKDPFINYIVLGFALLFEGAAWYFALREFKQSKGKWGYIDAVKRAKDPSVFVVLFEDSAAMLGLLVAFIGILLTQLTGILYLDGVASIIIGLILISTAIWLAYETKGLLIGESANKPVVQGIRLILQTNTNIDMVNEVLTMHMGPNFILANISVDFKNDLTAENVENCIAEIDQVIKLKYPLVQRIFIEAERSKQ